In one window of Arcobacter sp. F155 DNA:
- a CDS encoding 7TM diverse intracellular signaling domain-containing protein, with protein sequence MIRFIIVLSCLIQFSFSDTIVINNDFEKTLYKSTKKVFSTPENLSIKSVQKKEFSNTKKSNFAKTPNYIWTKFNLVNNTNRNKELFFRNLRPGIDYIDVYIIKNKKVLDSFFLGDLIPYNEKRVLSRKSIFNFNFEKNSSYEIYIKYQSIGAVTNQWEIFTPHNFFRVETIESMIWGIIYGIFISLMIYNSILYFMTKNSAFLFYVLSTLFSGLYLLTLNGVIYQLDLGINLYLVTISTWYFAYLYIIFILLFIIKFFNERKDSRLYRLVRALILFQIFSLSLLSIGFYDNTYHYTTSRIDTFALLSFLFIFLISIFEFKKEKNYSLYFLIGQAIYIVCFNYYTLEVIGTIESYQYSWIILPIGLLLEVIFISLALNAKMNMVENEKVEIEQQLLEQSRFTNAGRTISYIIHQIKRPISQLGSQINLIEATSMLDKKNLPSTIEETLPKIKTTLEYINEVNHSVDTLFLNPHGKESFSLSKQLNVLISLLSDYLLKHNIEVKKEFEDIEIKTYKGSLSNVIMVILENAIYELKNLDKQRFIKISIKTISGLIYIEIEDSGNGVNCVETIFSSSYSTKLHQGSGVGLSLAKIITEKKLEGKILAINTSLGAKFILKLPIK encoded by the coding sequence ATGATTAGATTTATAATAGTTCTATCTTGTCTTATTCAGTTTTCTTTTTCAGATACAATTGTCATAAATAATGACTTTGAAAAGACCTTATATAAAAGTACAAAAAAAGTATTTTCCACTCCTGAAAACTTATCTATAAAGAGTGTACAAAAAAAGGAATTTTCCAATACAAAAAAATCAAATTTTGCAAAAACTCCAAACTATATATGGACAAAATTTAATTTAGTAAATAATACCAATAGAAATAAAGAGCTATTTTTTAGAAATTTAAGACCTGGAATAGATTATATTGATGTCTATATAATAAAAAATAAAAAAGTACTAGATAGCTTTTTTTTAGGTGACTTAATACCTTATAATGAAAAAAGAGTTCTATCTAGAAAAAGTATCTTTAATTTTAATTTTGAAAAAAACTCTTCTTATGAAATATATATAAAGTATCAAAGTATAGGGGCAGTTACAAATCAATGGGAAATATTTACTCCCCATAACTTTTTCAGAGTAGAAACCATAGAGTCTATGATTTGGGGTATTATTTACGGAATCTTTATTTCTCTAATGATTTACAACAGTATTTTATACTTTATGACAAAAAATAGTGCTTTTTTATTTTATGTATTATCCACTCTATTTTCTGGACTTTATCTTTTAACATTAAATGGAGTTATATATCAATTAGACTTAGGTATAAATCTATATTTAGTTACTATTTCAACTTGGTATTTTGCTTACCTTTATATAATTTTTATTCTACTATTTATTATCAAGTTTTTTAATGAAAGAAAAGACTCAAGACTTTATAGACTAGTTAGAGCCTTGATTTTATTTCAGATATTTTCATTGTCTCTTTTAAGTATTGGCTTTTATGACAATACATACCACTATACTACATCAAGAATAGATACATTTGCTCTATTGTCTTTTCTTTTTATCTTTTTAATCTCAATATTTGAGTTTAAAAAAGAGAAAAACTATTCCTTGTATTTTCTTATAGGTCAAGCCATATATATTGTATGTTTTAATTACTATACTTTAGAAGTAATAGGAACAATAGAATCATATCAATACTCTTGGATTATATTACCAATAGGACTTCTATTAGAAGTGATTTTTATCTCTTTAGCTCTTAATGCAAAAATGAATATGGTTGAAAATGAAAAAGTAGAAATAGAACAACAACTTTTAGAGCAATCAAGATTTACAAATGCAGGAAGAACTATCTCATATATAATTCATCAAATTAAAAGACCTATCTCTCAATTAGGTAGCCAAATAAATTTGATTGAAGCAACATCAATGCTTGATAAAAAAAACCTTCCTTCAACTATAGAAGAAACTCTACCAAAGATAAAAACAACTCTTGAATATATAAATGAAGTAAACCATAGTGTAGATACCCTATTTTTAAATCCTCATGGAAAAGAAAGTTTTTCCCTATCTAAGCAATTAAATGTTTTGATCTCTTTATTGAGTGATTATTTACTAAAACATAATATTGAAGTTAAAAAAGAGTTTGAAGATATTGAAATAAAAACCTATAAAGGTTCTTTATCTAATGTTATTATGGTAATACTTGAAAATGCAATTTATGAACTAAAAAACCTTGATAAACAAAGGTTTATCAAAATATCTATTAAAACTATAAGTGGTCTAATTTATATAGAGATTGAAGACTCTGGAAATGGTGTAAATTGTGTAGAAACAATTTTTAGCTCTAGTTACTCAACAAAATTACATCAAGGAAGTGGTGTAGGTTTATCACTTGCAAAAATAATTACAGAGAAAAAACTTGAAGGTAAAATCTTAGCTATAAACACTTCTTTAGGAGCAAAATTTATACTAAAACTACCTATTAAATAG
- a CDS encoding ABC transporter permease, with protein sequence MSTISFFNLSLSFIPLVFVWYFYYKWTKDKSDILVASIRMIIQLITIGYLLVFIFKSDDLNVGIFIVLFMIVVASWITLRNTNDKTFKHYFQILLAVSASGLINLFLIVGFVLELEKLYEPRYVIPLAGMVFANTMNALSLAVERFEKEIERTNFIEARQIAFKACMIPQINSLLAVGLVALPGMMTGQILSGVDPLIAVRYQIMIMAMTLSSAGISAVVYFLLKAKLFNR encoded by the coding sequence ATGAGTACAATTTCATTTTTTAACTTATCCCTTTCATTTATTCCCTTAGTTTTTGTATGGTACTTTTACTATAAATGGACAAAAGATAAATCTGATATTTTAGTTGCTAGTATAAGGATGATTATTCAGCTTATAACTATTGGATATCTTCTTGTTTTTATCTTCAAATCAGATGACTTAAACGTAGGTATATTTATAGTTTTATTTATGATTGTAGTTGCTTCTTGGATTACTCTTAGAAATACTAACGATAAAACTTTTAAACACTATTTTCAGATACTTTTAGCAGTGAGTGCTTCAGGTTTAATCAATCTTTTCTTAATAGTTGGATTCGTATTAGAGTTAGAAAAATTATACGAACCACGGTATGTAATACCACTTGCAGGAATGGTTTTTGCAAATACTATGAATGCTCTTTCTTTGGCTGTTGAACGCTTTGAAAAAGAGATAGAAAGAACAAACTTCATTGAGGCTAGACAAATAGCTTTTAAAGCCTGTATGATACCTCAAATAAACTCACTATTAGCAGTTGGATTAGTTGCTCTTCCTGGAATGATGACAGGACAAATCTTATCAGGGGTTGACCCTTTAATTGCTGTTAGATATCAAATAATGATTATGGCAATGACACTTTCAAGTGCAGGAATAAGTGCGGTAGTTTATTTTTTATTAAAAGCAAAACTATTTAATAGGTAG
- a CDS encoding NAD(P)H-dependent glycerol-3-phosphate dehydrogenase, protein MAEKSIAVIGAGKWGQALHFALSQNQKCLITSRTKRDIDNFVDLQTALECEYLVIAIPAQEVREWLQENFVFSGQKILVAAKGIEASTGEFLNEIYEEFVPSKNIGFISGPSFASEVIQALPAAIVINSKSKKLYEKFAPMFPRFLKTYYSEDVIGAEICGAYKNVLAIASGICQGLKLGNNARASLISRGLVEMQRFGKEFGAKKDSFLGLSGAGDLFLTASSELSRNFRVGLGLASGKSLETILEELGEVAEGVKTAEAVFKLSKKNKIYTPIANEVKLILDGKNPHESLKDLLRS, encoded by the coding sequence ATGGCTGAAAAATCTATTGCAGTAATTGGAGCAGGTAAGTGGGGACAAGCTCTTCACTTCGCTCTTAGTCAAAACCAAAAATGCTTAATAACTTCAAGAACAAAAAGAGATATTGACAATTTTGTAGATTTACAAACTGCACTAGAGTGTGAATACTTAGTTATTGCTATTCCTGCTCAAGAAGTAAGAGAGTGGTTACAAGAAAACTTTGTATTCTCTGGGCAAAAAATACTTGTAGCAGCTAAAGGTATTGAAGCTAGTACCGGAGAGTTTTTAAATGAAATCTATGAAGAGTTTGTACCAAGTAAAAATATAGGTTTTATCTCTGGTCCATCTTTTGCTAGTGAAGTTATACAAGCTTTACCAGCAGCTATTGTAATAAACTCAAAATCAAAAAAACTTTATGAAAAGTTTGCTCCTATGTTCCCAAGATTTTTAAAGACTTATTACTCAGAAGATGTAATAGGTGCTGAAATTTGTGGAGCATATAAAAATGTACTTGCAATAGCAAGTGGGATTTGTCAAGGTTTAAAACTTGGAAATAATGCTAGAGCTTCACTTATCTCAAGAGGTCTTGTGGAGATGCAAAGATTTGGAAAAGAGTTTGGAGCTAAAAAAGATAGTTTCCTTGGTCTTAGTGGAGCAGGTGACCTATTTTTAACAGCAAGTAGTGAACTAAGTAGAAATTTCCGTGTAGGTCTTGGTCTAGCAAGCGGTAAAAGCTTAGAAACTATTTTAGAAGAGCTTGGAGAAGTAGCAGAGGGTGTTAAAACAGCGGAGGCTGTATTTAAACTTTCAAAGAAAAATAAAATATATACTCCAATTGCAAATGAGGTAAAACTTATTCTTGATGGTAAGAATCCTCACGAAAGTCTAAAGGACTTATTAAGAAGTTAG
- the gatB gene encoding Asp-tRNA(Asn)/Glu-tRNA(Gln) amidotransferase subunit GatB, with protein sequence MFEVIIGLEVHVQLNTNSKLFCSCATSFGEEPNTNVCPTCLGLPGALPVLNKEAVHKAIMLGTALKSQINKKSIFNRKNYFYPDLPNGYQISQFEVPVVGLGELVIDFEDGTSKTIGVTRAHLENDAGKSIHAGSVSHVDLNRAGTPLLEIVSEPDMRTSEEAILYLKKLHSIVRYLGISDANMQEGSFRADVNVSIRPKGDDKLYTRCEIKNMNSFKFIEKAIKYEVNRHIEAWEDGVHDTEIVQETRLFDPEKGETRSMRGKEDAADYRYFPDPDLLPVVITDEMMEKYSQIPELPDEKKQRFVNDFGIKEYDASVITANLETANFFDEMMKEGITGKNAATWLTVELPARFTEGMTLENSPVDAKKLAGVVKAIEDGTISGKAAKEVLDFLMEKPESEIDAVIDELGLKQVSDDGAILEIIDGILAANEDKVEQYRGGKEKLFGFFVGQTMKASKGSANPQKVNELLKQRLG encoded by the coding sequence ATGTTTGAAGTAATTATTGGATTAGAAGTACACGTTCAATTAAATACAAATAGTAAACTGTTTTGTTCTTGTGCAACAAGCTTTGGAGAAGAACCAAATACAAACGTATGTCCAACTTGTTTAGGACTTCCAGGAGCTCTTCCTGTATTAAATAAAGAAGCAGTGCATAAAGCAATTATGCTAGGAACTGCTTTAAAATCACAAATAAATAAAAAATCTATATTTAATAGAAAAAATTACTTCTACCCAGACTTACCAAATGGATACCAAATTTCTCAATTCGAAGTTCCTGTTGTAGGACTTGGTGAATTAGTAATTGACTTTGAAGATGGAACAAGTAAAACTATTGGTGTAACAAGAGCTCACTTAGAGAATGATGCAGGGAAAAGTATCCATGCAGGAAGTGTTTCTCATGTGGATTTAAATAGAGCTGGAACACCACTTCTTGAAATCGTTTCTGAACCAGATATGAGAACATCTGAAGAAGCAATTTTATATCTTAAAAAGCTTCACTCAATTGTAAGATATCTTGGAATTTCAGATGCAAATATGCAAGAAGGTTCATTTAGAGCAGATGTTAACGTATCTATTAGACCAAAGGGTGATGATAAGTTATATACAAGATGTGAAATCAAAAATATGAACTCATTTAAATTCATTGAAAAAGCAATTAAATATGAAGTAAATAGACATATTGAAGCTTGGGAAGATGGAGTTCACGATACAGAGATTGTTCAAGAAACAAGACTATTTGACCCAGAAAAAGGTGAAACTAGATCTATGAGAGGTAAAGAAGATGCTGCTGATTATAGATATTTCCCAGACCCAGACCTTTTACCAGTAGTTATTACTGATGAAATGATGGAAAAATATTCACAAATCCCAGAACTTCCAGATGAGAAAAAACAAAGATTTGTAAATGACTTTGGTATCAAAGAGTATGATGCTTCAGTTATTACTGCAAATTTAGAGACTGCAAACTTCTTTGATGAGATGATGAAAGAAGGAATTACAGGTAAAAATGCAGCAACATGGTTAACTGTTGAATTACCAGCAAGATTTACTGAAGGAATGACTTTAGAAAATTCACCAGTAGATGCTAAGAAACTTGCAGGTGTTGTAAAAGCTATTGAAGATGGAACTATCTCTGGAAAAGCTGCAAAAGAAGTACTTGATTTTTTAATGGAAAAACCTGAAAGTGAAATTGATGCAGTTATTGATGAACTTGGATTAAAACAAGTATCTGATGATGGTGCTATTTTAGAAATCATTGATGGAATATTAGCAGCAAATGAAGATAAAGTAGAGCAGTACAGAGGTGGAAAAGAGAAACTATTTGGATTCTTTGTTGGTCAAACAATGAAAGCATCTAAAGGTAGTGCAAATCCACAAAAAGTAAATGAACTTTTAAAACAAAGATTAGGGTAA
- a CDS encoding peptidylprolyl isomerase gives MTKLLLVFLTLTTMSFAQLVDAIALTVNDEPITLYDIEKRKAQANLPKDKAVAQLIDEVLFDQLVEEHNITADIFDVNNYLEKIAASNGMDLYTFKSLIKQKYQDYNAYEEQTRQQIIRQKLTRKLVRGNIKIANEDDLRIFYDNNKNLFSTASTVRAVQYSSVDNAALKKAISNPMVNVKDVKKAAIELNQANLNPQLKYILNETKVNQFTPVFTSNKQYISLLIKDKGNQQTLAFEDVKDRIFNMIMQDREKKYLKDYFEKLKLSADIKIVR, from the coding sequence ATGACTAAACTACTTCTTGTTTTCTTAACGTTAACTACAATGTCTTTTGCTCAACTAGTAGACGCAATTGCATTAACTGTGAATGATGAACCAATTACTCTTTATGATATTGAAAAGAGAAAAGCTCAAGCTAACCTTCCTAAAGATAAAGCTGTAGCGCAACTTATTGATGAGGTTTTATTTGATCAATTAGTTGAAGAACACAATATCACAGCAGATATTTTTGATGTAAACAACTACTTAGAAAAGATTGCAGCATCAAATGGTATGGATTTATATACTTTTAAATCTTTAATTAAACAAAAATACCAAGACTATAATGCATATGAAGAGCAAACTAGACAGCAAATTATTAGACAAAAACTTACAAGAAAACTTGTTAGAGGAAATATTAAAATTGCAAATGAAGATGATTTAAGAATTTTTTATGATAACAATAAAAATCTTTTTTCTACAGCTTCAACTGTAAGAGCAGTTCAATACTCTTCAGTAGATAATGCAGCTTTAAAAAAGGCTATTAGCAACCCAATGGTAAATGTAAAAGATGTTAAAAAAGCAGCTATTGAATTAAACCAAGCTAATTTAAACCCTCAGTTAAAGTATATTTTAAACGAGACAAAAGTTAATCAATTTACTCCTGTTTTCACATCAAATAAGCAATATATTTCTTTATTAATTAAAGATAAGGGAAATCAACAAACTTTAGCTTTTGAAGATGTAAAAGATAGAATTTTTAACATGATTATGCAAGATAGAGAAAAGAAATATTTAAAAGACTATTTTGAGAAATTAAAACTATCTGCAGATATTAAAATAGTAAGATAA